The following are encoded in a window of Thiohalobacter sp. IOR34 genomic DNA:
- a CDS encoding ribose-phosphate pyrophosphokinase: MSQGALRLFALEASRDYGRAVARHLGIDLGLHEERGFEDGEHKARPLESVRGADVFVIASLHGDERFSVNDKLVRLLFFLGALRDAAAGRLTAVVPYLCYARKDRKTKSRDPVTTRYVAALFEAVGVDGVMTLDVHNLAAFQNAFRCRTEHLEARPLFVEHFAAQVGDAPLVCVSPDVGGIKRAERFRESLSRRLGRAVDSAFMEKKRSAGVVSGTALVGEVAGRTAIIIDDMIAGGTTLARTVEACRAGGAARILAAATHGLFVGDVGHKLALPALEQLVITDSVVPFRLAGTPAAERLVVLDSARLVAEAIHRMHEGGSLVELMAD, encoded by the coding sequence ATGAGCCAGGGTGCGCTGCGCCTGTTTGCCCTCGAGGCCAGCCGTGACTATGGCCGGGCGGTGGCCCGCCATCTGGGGATCGATCTCGGGTTACACGAGGAACGCGGGTTCGAGGACGGCGAGCACAAGGCACGCCCCCTGGAGAGCGTGCGCGGCGCCGACGTCTTCGTCATCGCTTCGCTCCATGGCGACGAGCGCTTCAGCGTCAACGACAAGCTGGTGCGCCTGCTGTTCTTTCTCGGCGCGCTGCGTGATGCCGCAGCAGGCCGGCTCACGGCGGTCGTTCCCTATCTCTGCTATGCCCGTAAGGACCGCAAGACCAAGTCGCGCGATCCGGTGACCACCCGCTATGTCGCGGCCCTGTTCGAGGCCGTGGGCGTGGATGGGGTGATGACACTGGATGTGCACAATCTGGCCGCCTTCCAGAACGCCTTCCGCTGCCGAACCGAGCATCTGGAGGCGCGGCCCCTGTTCGTGGAGCACTTTGCCGCCCAGGTGGGGGACGCGCCGCTGGTCTGCGTGTCACCCGATGTCGGTGGCATCAAGCGGGCCGAACGCTTCCGGGAATCCCTGAGCCGGCGTCTGGGGCGGGCGGTGGACAGTGCCTTCATGGAGAAGAAGCGCAGTGCGGGTGTGGTCAGCGGTACGGCGCTGGTCGGCGAGGTGGCGGGTCGCACGGCGATCATCATCGACGACATGATTGCCGGTGGCACTACCCTGGCCCGTACCGTCGAGGCCTGCCGGGCAGGCGGGGCGGCACGTATCCTCGCGGCGGCCACCCATGGCCTGTTCGTGGGCGATGTGGGCCACAAGCTTGCCCTGCCGGCCCTGGAACAACTGGTGATCACCGACAGCGTGGTGCCTTTCCGCCTGGCGGGCACACCGGCGGCGGAGCGTCTCGTCGTCCTCGACAGTGCCAGGCTGGTCGCCGAGGCGATCCACCGCATGCACGAGGGCGGTTCCCTCGTCGAGCTGATGGCGGACTGA